The Eriocheir sinensis breed Jianghai 21 chromosome 54, ASM2467909v1, whole genome shotgun sequence genome includes a region encoding these proteins:
- the LOC126983791 gene encoding uncharacterized protein LOC126983791 isoform X4: MAFRGQWRGRGGGRGGGGRGGGGRGGGGRGGRRRGRFHRGRRVEGPPDEVWEYGEVMHSCQNDLVCKVTHVDVPHFNAPIYMENKIQIGQVDEIFGSPTQKFVSVKLTKGLAASLFEKHFKIYINPAKLLPLHLFLPKDGLGRGRGRGRGRGGAGPAKQGEPGQDEPAEQGEPAEQGEPGEQGEPAEQGEPAEQGEPAEQGELAEQGEPAEQGEPAEQGELAEQGELAEQGELAEQGEPAEQGEPGEQGELAEQGEPAEQGEPAEQGEPAEQGEPAEQGEPGGQGEPGGW; this comes from the exons ATGGCTTTCCGAGGACAGTGGCGAGGCAGAG GTGGAGGCCGAGGAGGTGGAGGCCGAGGAGGTGGAGGCCGAGGAGGTGGAggccgaggaggaagaaggcgaggaC GTTTCCACCGTGGCAGACGCGTCGAGGGACCCCCAGACGAG GTCTGGGAGTATGGGGAGGTCATGCACTCGTGTCAGAACGACTTGGTTTGCAAAGTGACCCATGTGGATGTTCCGCACTTCAACGCACCAATCTACATGGAGAACAAGatacag ATTGGCCAAGTGGATGAGATCTTTGGCAGCCCGACGCAGAAGTTTGTGTCCGTTAAACTGACTAAGGGACTTGCAGCTTCCTTATTTGAAAAACactttaag aTCTACATCAACCCTGCCAAGCTGCTGCCCTTGCACCTGTTCCTGCCAAAGGATGGCCTGGGGCGGGGTAGGGGGCGGggtagggggcggggcggggcaggaccAGCAAAACAGGGTGAACCAGGACAGGATGAACCAGCAGAACAGGGTGAACCAGCAGAACAGGGTGAACCAGGAGAACAGGGTGAACCAGCAGAACAGGGTGAACCAGCAGAACAGGGTGAACCAGCAGAACAGGGTGAACTAGCAGAACAGGGTGAACCAGCAGAACAGGGTGAACCAGCAGAACAGGGTGAACTAGCAGAACAGGGTGAACTAGCAGAACAGGGTGAACTAGCAGAACAGGGTGAACCAGCAGAACAGGGTGAACCAGGAGAACAGGGTGAACTAGCAGAACAGGGTGAACCAGCAGAACAGGGTGAACCAGCAGAACAGGGTGAACCAGCAGAACAGGGTGAACCAGCAGAACAGGGTGAGCCAGGAGGACAGGGTGAACCAGGAGGATGGTGA
- the LOC126983791 gene encoding uncharacterized protein LOC126983791 isoform X6 — MAFRGQWRGRGGGRGGGGRGGRRRGRFHRGRRVEGPPDEVWEYGEVMHSCQNDLVCKVTHVDVPHFNAPIYMENKIQIGQVDEIFGSPTQKFVSVKLTKGLAASLFEKHFKIYINPAKLLPLHLFLPKDGLGRGRGRGRGRGGAGPAKQGEPGQDEPAEQGEPAEQGEPGEQGEPAEQGEPAEQGEPAEQGELAEQGEPAEQGEPAEQGELAEQGELAEQGELAEQGEPAEQGEPGEQGELAEQGEPAEQGEPAEQGEPAEQGEPAEQGEPGGQGEPGGW; from the exons ATGGCTTTCCGAGGACAGTGGCGAGGCAGAG GTGGAGGCCGAGGAGGTGGAggccgaggaggaagaaggcgaggaC GTTTCCACCGTGGCAGACGCGTCGAGGGACCCCCAGACGAG GTCTGGGAGTATGGGGAGGTCATGCACTCGTGTCAGAACGACTTGGTTTGCAAAGTGACCCATGTGGATGTTCCGCACTTCAACGCACCAATCTACATGGAGAACAAGatacag ATTGGCCAAGTGGATGAGATCTTTGGCAGCCCGACGCAGAAGTTTGTGTCCGTTAAACTGACTAAGGGACTTGCAGCTTCCTTATTTGAAAAACactttaag aTCTACATCAACCCTGCCAAGCTGCTGCCCTTGCACCTGTTCCTGCCAAAGGATGGCCTGGGGCGGGGTAGGGGGCGGggtagggggcggggcggggcaggaccAGCAAAACAGGGTGAACCAGGACAGGATGAACCAGCAGAACAGGGTGAACCAGCAGAACAGGGTGAACCAGGAGAACAGGGTGAACCAGCAGAACAGGGTGAACCAGCAGAACAGGGTGAACCAGCAGAACAGGGTGAACTAGCAGAACAGGGTGAACCAGCAGAACAGGGTGAACCAGCAGAACAGGGTGAACTAGCAGAACAGGGTGAACTAGCAGAACAGGGTGAACTAGCAGAACAGGGTGAACCAGCAGAACAGGGTGAACCAGGAGAACAGGGTGAACTAGCAGAACAGGGTGAACCAGCAGAACAGGGTGAACCAGCAGAACAGGGTGAACCAGCAGAACAGGGTGAACCAGCAGAACAGGGTGAGCCAGGAGGACAGGGTGAACCAGGAGGATGGTGA
- the LOC126983791 gene encoding H/ACA ribonucleoprotein complex subunit 1-like isoform X3, producing MAFRGQWRGRGGGRGGGGQGGGGRGGGGRGGGGRGGRRRGRFHRGRRVEGPPDEVWEYGEVMHSCQNDLVCKVTHVDVPHFNAPIYMENKIQIGQVDEIFGSPTQKFVSVKLTKGLAASLFEKHFKIYINPAKLLPLHLFLPKDGLGRGRGRGRGRGGAGPAKQGEPGQDEPAEQGEPAEQGEPGEQGEPAEQGEPAEQGEPAEQGELAEQGEPAEQGEPAEQGELAEQGELAEQGELAEQGEPAEQGEPGEQGELAEQGEPAEQGEPAEQGEPAEQGEPAEQGEPGGQGEPGGW from the exons ATGGCTTTCCGAGGACAGTGGCGAGGCAGAGGTGGAGGCCGTGGAGGTGGAGGCCAAGGAGGTGGAGGCCGAGGAGGTGGAGGCCGAGGAGGTGGAGGCCGAGGAG gaagaaggcgaggaC GTTTCCACCGTGGCAGACGCGTCGAGGGACCCCCAGACGAG GTCTGGGAGTATGGGGAGGTCATGCACTCGTGTCAGAACGACTTGGTTTGCAAAGTGACCCATGTGGATGTTCCGCACTTCAACGCACCAATCTACATGGAGAACAAGatacag ATTGGCCAAGTGGATGAGATCTTTGGCAGCCCGACGCAGAAGTTTGTGTCCGTTAAACTGACTAAGGGACTTGCAGCTTCCTTATTTGAAAAACactttaag aTCTACATCAACCCTGCCAAGCTGCTGCCCTTGCACCTGTTCCTGCCAAAGGATGGCCTGGGGCGGGGTAGGGGGCGGggtagggggcggggcggggcaggaccAGCAAAACAGGGTGAACCAGGACAGGATGAACCAGCAGAACAGGGTGAACCAGCAGAACAGGGTGAACCAGGAGAACAGGGTGAACCAGCAGAACAGGGTGAACCAGCAGAACAGGGTGAACCAGCAGAACAGGGTGAACTAGCAGAACAGGGTGAACCAGCAGAACAGGGTGAACCAGCAGAACAGGGTGAACTAGCAGAACAGGGTGAACTAGCAGAACAGGGTGAACTAGCAGAACAGGGTGAACCAGCAGAACAGGGTGAACCAGGAGAACAGGGTGAACTAGCAGAACAGGGTGAACCAGCAGAACAGGGTGAACCAGCAGAACAGGGTGAACCAGCAGAACAGGGTGAACCAGCAGAACAGGGTGAGCCAGGAGGACAGGGTGAACCAGGAGGATGGTGA
- the LOC126983791 gene encoding uncharacterized protein LOC126983791 isoform X5, with protein sequence MAFRGQWRGRGGGRGGGGRGGGGRGGRRRGRFHRGRRVEGPPDEVWEYGEVMHSCQNDLVCKVTHVDVPHFNAPIYMENKIQIGQVDEIFGSPTQKFVSVKLTKGLAASLFEKHFKIYINPAKLLPLHLFLPKDGLGRGRGRGRGRGGAGPAKQGEPGQDEPAEQGEPAEQGEPGEQGEPAEQGEPAEQGEPAEQGELAEQGEPAEQGEPAEQGELAEQGELAEQGELAEQGEPAEQGEPGEQGELAEQGEPAEQGEPAEQGEPAEQGEPAEQGEPGGQGEPGGW encoded by the exons ATGGCTTTCCGAGGACAGTGGCGAGGCAGAG GTGGAGGCCGAGGAGGTGGAGGCCGAGGAGGTGGAggccgaggaggaagaaggcgaggaC GTTTCCACCGTGGCAGACGCGTCGAGGGACCCCCAGACGAG GTCTGGGAGTATGGGGAGGTCATGCACTCGTGTCAGAACGACTTGGTTTGCAAAGTGACCCATGTGGATGTTCCGCACTTCAACGCACCAATCTACATGGAGAACAAGatacag ATTGGCCAAGTGGATGAGATCTTTGGCAGCCCGACGCAGAAGTTTGTGTCCGTTAAACTGACTAAGGGACTTGCAGCTTCCTTATTTGAAAAACactttaag aTCTACATCAACCCTGCCAAGCTGCTGCCCTTGCACCTGTTCCTGCCAAAGGATGGCCTGGGGCGGGGTAGGGGGCGGggtagggggcggggcggggcaggaccAGCAAAACAGGGTGAACCAGGACAGGATGAACCAGCAGAACAGGGTGAACCAGCAGAACAGGGTGAACCAGGAGAACAGGGTGAACCAGCAGAACAGGGTGAACCAGCAGAACAGGGTGAACCAGCAGAACAGGGTGAACTAGCAGAACAGGGTGAACCAGCAGAACAGGGTGAACCAGCAGAACAGGGTGAACTAGCAGAACAGGGTGAACTAGCAGAACAGGGTGAACTAGCAGAACAGGGTGAACCAGCAGAACAGGGTGAACCAGGAGAACAGGGTGAACTAGCAGAACAGGGTGAACCAGCAGAACAGGGTGAACCAGCAGAACAGGGTGAACCAGCAGAACAGGGTGAACCAGCAGAACAGGGTGAGCCAGGAGGACAGGGTGAACCAGGAGGATGGTGA
- the LOC126983791 gene encoding H/ACA ribonucleoprotein complex subunit 1-like isoform X2, whose protein sequence is MAFRGQWRGRGGGRGGGGRGGGGRGGGGRGGGGRGGRRRGRFHRGRRVEGPPDEVWEYGEVMHSCQNDLVCKVTHVDVPHFNAPIYMENKIQIGQVDEIFGSPTQKFVSVKLTKGLAASLFEKHFKIYINPAKLLPLHLFLPKDGLGRGRGRGRGRGGAGPAKQGEPGQDEPAEQGEPAEQGEPGEQGEPAEQGEPAEQGEPAEQGELAEQGEPAEQGEPAEQGELAEQGELAEQGELAEQGEPAEQGEPGEQGELAEQGEPAEQGEPAEQGEPAEQGEPAEQGEPGGQGEPGGW, encoded by the exons ATGGCTTTCCGAGGACAGTGGCGAGGCAGAG GTGGAGGCCGAGGAGGTGGAGGCCGAGGAGGTGGAGGCCGAGGAGGTGGAGGCCGAGGAGGTGGAggccgaggaggaagaaggcgaggaC GTTTCCACCGTGGCAGACGCGTCGAGGGACCCCCAGACGAG GTCTGGGAGTATGGGGAGGTCATGCACTCGTGTCAGAACGACTTGGTTTGCAAAGTGACCCATGTGGATGTTCCGCACTTCAACGCACCAATCTACATGGAGAACAAGatacag ATTGGCCAAGTGGATGAGATCTTTGGCAGCCCGACGCAGAAGTTTGTGTCCGTTAAACTGACTAAGGGACTTGCAGCTTCCTTATTTGAAAAACactttaag aTCTACATCAACCCTGCCAAGCTGCTGCCCTTGCACCTGTTCCTGCCAAAGGATGGCCTGGGGCGGGGTAGGGGGCGGggtagggggcggggcggggcaggaccAGCAAAACAGGGTGAACCAGGACAGGATGAACCAGCAGAACAGGGTGAACCAGCAGAACAGGGTGAACCAGGAGAACAGGGTGAACCAGCAGAACAGGGTGAACCAGCAGAACAGGGTGAACCAGCAGAACAGGGTGAACTAGCAGAACAGGGTGAACCAGCAGAACAGGGTGAACCAGCAGAACAGGGTGAACTAGCAGAACAGGGTGAACTAGCAGAACAGGGTGAACTAGCAGAACAGGGTGAACCAGCAGAACAGGGTGAACCAGGAGAACAGGGTGAACTAGCAGAACAGGGTGAACCAGCAGAACAGGGTGAACCAGCAGAACAGGGTGAACCAGCAGAACAGGGTGAACCAGCAGAACAGGGTGAGCCAGGAGGACAGGGTGAACCAGGAGGATGGTGA
- the LOC126983791 gene encoding H/ACA ribonucleoprotein complex subunit 1-like isoform X1 has translation MAFRGQWRGRGGGRGGGGQGGGGRGGGGRGGGGRGGGGRGGGGRGGRRRGRFHRGRRVEGPPDEVWEYGEVMHSCQNDLVCKVTHVDVPHFNAPIYMENKIQIGQVDEIFGSPTQKFVSVKLTKGLAASLFEKHFKIYINPAKLLPLHLFLPKDGLGRGRGRGRGRGGAGPAKQGEPGQDEPAEQGEPAEQGEPGEQGEPAEQGEPAEQGEPAEQGELAEQGEPAEQGEPAEQGELAEQGELAEQGELAEQGEPAEQGEPGEQGELAEQGEPAEQGEPAEQGEPAEQGEPAEQGEPGGQGEPGGW, from the exons ATGGCTTTCCGAGGACAGTGGCGAGGCAGAGGTGGAGGCCGTGGAGGTGGAGGCCAAGGAGGTGGAGGCCGAGGAGGTGGAGGCCGAGGAGGTGGAGGCCGAGGAGGTGGAGGCCGAGGAGGTGGAggccgaggaggaagaaggcgaggaC GTTTCCACCGTGGCAGACGCGTCGAGGGACCCCCAGACGAG GTCTGGGAGTATGGGGAGGTCATGCACTCGTGTCAGAACGACTTGGTTTGCAAAGTGACCCATGTGGATGTTCCGCACTTCAACGCACCAATCTACATGGAGAACAAGatacag ATTGGCCAAGTGGATGAGATCTTTGGCAGCCCGACGCAGAAGTTTGTGTCCGTTAAACTGACTAAGGGACTTGCAGCTTCCTTATTTGAAAAACactttaag aTCTACATCAACCCTGCCAAGCTGCTGCCCTTGCACCTGTTCCTGCCAAAGGATGGCCTGGGGCGGGGTAGGGGGCGGggtagggggcggggcggggcaggaccAGCAAAACAGGGTGAACCAGGACAGGATGAACCAGCAGAACAGGGTGAACCAGCAGAACAGGGTGAACCAGGAGAACAGGGTGAACCAGCAGAACAGGGTGAACCAGCAGAACAGGGTGAACCAGCAGAACAGGGTGAACTAGCAGAACAGGGTGAACCAGCAGAACAGGGTGAACCAGCAGAACAGGGTGAACTAGCAGAACAGGGTGAACTAGCAGAACAGGGTGAACTAGCAGAACAGGGTGAACCAGCAGAACAGGGTGAACCAGGAGAACAGGGTGAACTAGCAGAACAGGGTGAACCAGCAGAACAGGGTGAACCAGCAGAACAGGGTGAACCAGCAGAACAGGGTGAACCAGCAGAACAGGGTGAGCCAGGAGGACAGGGTGAACCAGGAGGATGGTGA
- the LOC126983804 gene encoding uncharacterized protein LOC126983804, whose protein sequence is MEGEGKVRFLPQKSNSPTCCAFHPKDRYAFAFGGSEGEVSLVSALRGEVVRSVALGTLNLARAINALAFSPDGTKAISSSVSRKVVLMDVERGATLLAYDNCASPQESPRQPLATHPALPHLAACPAVNGRGITLLDLRMPLPLDFIYDIHEDTIHDLLFLDGSWPWGSGKAVLLSGSGTGEVKVTGLDGRPVCSFSTHAPVTLLHPSPDKFNTNTALLNGYPSVMLVSSGEGLVCWGVGRKPWKWEADRIHPARVSRMKYTESGGILYTAQGPSVHRHRRYPDHHQPLGQVYSHSAPILDLDLSPHNEYLITASQDSSIGLLHLGAPNHGWTQRCEFT, encoded by the exons atggaaggggaagggaaggtgcgaTTTTTGCCTCAGAAGAGCAACTCGCCGACCTGCTGCGCCTTCCATCCCAAG GACCGGTATGCCTTTGCGTTCGGCGGCAGCGAGGGTGAGGTCAGCCTGGTGAGTGCCCTGCGTGGCGAGGTGGTCCGCTCAGTGGCCCTGGGAACCCTCAACCTTGCCCGGGCTATCAACGCACTTGCCTTCTCCCCCGATGGCACAAAG gCCATCAGTTCCTCAGTGTCCCGCAAGGTGGTATTAATGGACGTGGAGCGCGGGGCGACCCTCCTCGCCTACGACAACTGTGCCAGCCCCCAGGAGTCGCCCCGCCAGCCCCTCGCAACCCACCCCGCCCTGCCCCACCTGGCCGCCTGCCCCGCTGTGAATGGCCGGGGCATAACGCTGCTGGACCTGAGGATGCCACTGCCCCTGGACTTTATTTATGAT ATTCACGAGGATACCATTcatgacctcctcttcctcgacggGTCATGGCCTTGGGGGTCAGGCAAAGCGGTGCTGCTCTCAGGGTCGGGCACGGGGGAGGTCAAGGTCACGGGGCTCGATGGGCGGCCGGTGTGCTCGTTCTCGACCCATGCACCCGTGACCTTGCTTCACCCGTCACCCGATAAGTTCAATACTAATACGGCGCTTTTGAACGGCTACCCAA gtGTGATGTTGGTCAGCTCAGGGGAGGGGCTGGTGTGCTGGGGGGTGGGGCGGAAGCCGTGGAAGTGGGAGGCGGATCGCATCCACCCGGCGCGCGTCAGTCGGATGAAGTACACAGAAAGTGGAGGGATTCTGTACACGGCccagg GTCCATCAGTCCACCGCCACCGTCGCTATCCGGACCACCATCAACCGCTGGGCCAGGTGTACTCCCACAGTGCACCCATCCTGGATCTGGACCTGTCCCCTCACAACGAAT ATCTCATCACAGCATCCCAGGACAGCAGCATTGGTCTGCTCCACCTGGGGGCCCCCAACCATGGGTGGACTCAGAGGTGCGAGTTTACCTGA